Proteins from a genomic interval of Arvicanthis niloticus isolate mArvNil1 chromosome 26, mArvNil1.pat.X, whole genome shotgun sequence:
- the LOC143438804 gene encoding olfactory receptor 8C8-like, protein MQMTMENTSSVSEFILVGLTDQPELQLPLFVLFLMNYTATVMGNLTLMNLICLNSNLHTPMYFFLFNLSFIDFCYSMVFTPKMLMSFVLERNTISFRGCMAQLFFFCVFINAESYVLTAMAYDRYVAICQPLMYQVVMSPKICCLLIFGSYLIGFVSAMAHTGCMVGLSFCGSNIINHYMCDIFPLLQLSCSSTYVNELMSYVVVGIGISLCSLIILVSYAMILFNILHMSSGKGWSKALGTCGSHIITVSLFYGSGLLAYVKPSSAETVGQAKFFSVFYTLLVPMLNPLIYSLRNKDVKLAVKKSWKRITS, encoded by the coding sequence ATGCAAATGACTATGGAAAATACATCTTCAGTGTCAGAATTTATTCTTGTGGGACTGACAGACCAACCTGAGCTCCAGCTGCCTTTATTTGTCCTGTTCCTGATGAACTACACAGCCACTGTGATGGGAAACTTAACGCTAATGAATCTCATTTGCCTGAACTCCAACcttcacacccccatgtacttcttcctctttAATCTGTCCTTCATTGACTTCTGTTATTCTATGGTCTTCACACCCAAAATGTTGAtgagttttgttttagagaggaACACCATCTCCTTCAGAGGATGCATGGCTCAGctgtttttcttctgtgtatttaTAAATGCTGAGAGTTATGTGCTGACAGCcatggcctatgatcgctatgtggccatctgtcagCCATTAATGTACCAGGTTGTTATGTCTCCTAAGATCTGTTGTCTGTTAATATTTGGTTCTTATTTGATAGGATTTGTTagtgccatggcacacacaggATGTATGGTAGGGCTCAGTTTTTGTGGTTCTAACATCATCAATCACTACATGTGTgacatcttccctctcctccagctCTCTTGTAGTAGTACCTATGTCAATGAGCTTATGAGCTATGTTGTGGTGGGTATAGGAATCAGTTTATGTAGCCTCATTATCTTAGTCTCGTATGCTATGATCCTTTTCAATATCCTTCATATGTCATCAGGTAAGGGTTGGTCCAAAGCTTTGGGCACTTGTGGGTCTCACATCATAACTGTTAGTCTCTTCTATGGGTCTGGACTGCTTGCTTATGTCAAACCTTCATCTGCTGAGACTGTGGGTCAGGCAAAGTTTTTCTCAGTGTTTTATACTTTATTGGTGCCCATGTTGAACCCTCTTATTTATAGCCTCAGAAACAAGGATGTCAAGCTTGCTGTGAAGAAATCCTGGAAAAGAATCACAAGCTGA